A segment of the Streptomyces pactum genome:
ACCGGGGAAGAGGGGGACGACCTGGTGCTGTGCGTCCACAATTTCTCCCGGTTCGCGCAGCCCACCGAGCTGGACCTGAGCGCCTTCGGGGGGCGCCATCCGGTCGAGCTGTTCGGCGGAGTCCGTTTCCCGGCGGTCGGCGAACTGCCGTACCTGCTGACCCTCGGGGGGCACGGCTTCTACTGGTTCCGGCTCCGCAAGGACGCCGTTTAGGCCGCACCGGCCCGATCCCCGGGGCGGGACGGTTTCTGCCGTCCCGCCCGGGGCACGCATCAGTAACACCCCGACGACCCGGGGAAAGGACGCGACGCCATGTCGGAAGCCGTCACACGCACCGTCACGAGCCCGTCAGCCCTTCTGGCGTCACTTGATCCACTGCTGCGGGACTGGCTGCCGCGGCAACGCTGGTTCGCGGGCAAGGGGCGTCCGGTCACCGGATTCTCGCTGGTCGCCGCCACCGAGCTGCTCCCCTCCGACGCCCGCCTCGGCCTCTACCACGTGCTGGTGCGCGCCCACCAGCAGCTCGCTTCGGCCCCGGGCGGGCCCGAGGGGCCCGGTGACTGCTACCAGCTCCTCATAGGCGTGCGCGAGGCGCTGCCGCCCCGGCTGGCGCCCGCGCTCATCGGACACGTGACCGAGGGCCCGCTGGCCGGCCGCACCGCCTACGACGCCCTGTACGACACCCGGCCCGCCGAGGTGCTCCTGGAGGCGCTGCGCACCAGGGCCCGTATCGGCGGGCTTCGTTTCGAGCGGGAACCGGAACGGGAGATCCGCGCGGGACTGGTGCCGCGGCTGATGACCGCCGAGCAGTCGAACTCGTCGGTCGTGTATGGAGATACGTTCATTCTGAAGGTGCTGCGCCGGATCGTGCCCGGCATCAACCCCGACCTGGAGCTGCCGCTGGCGCTGGCGCGCGAGGGCTGCCCCCGGGTGCCGGCACCGGCGGGCTGGATGGTGGCCGACCTGGCCGGCCGGTCCTGGGTACTGGGCGTGCTCCAGCCCTACGTGCAGGGTGCCGCCGACGGCTGGGAGCTGGCCCTGCGGGAGCTGGCCAAGGGCGAGGAGTTCGTCGCCGAGGCCCGGGCGCTCGGCCGGGCCACCGCCGAGGTGCACACCGCGCTGGCCCGCGCGCTGCCGACCGTCACCCTCGCCCAGGGCCAGGTGCGGCAGCTCGCCGACGGCATGATCGAACGGCTGGAGGCGGCCGCCCACGCGGTGCCCCTGCTCCGGCCGTACGCGCCCGCGCTGCGTACGGCGTTCACGGCGCTGGGCGACCTGGCCGCCGAGGGCCGGACCTGGACCGCCCAGAGGGTCCACGGCGACCTGCACCTCGGCCAGTGCCTGCGCTCGCCCTCCGGTCAGTGGTCGCTGATCGACTTCGAGGGAGAGCCCGCCAAACCCCTGGCCGAACGGCGGATGCCGCAGCCGCCGGTGCGGGACGTCGCGGGGATGCTGCGCTCCTTCGACTACGCCGCGCACTCGGCCGACGCTCCGGTACCGGGCTGGGCCGGGTCCTGCCGGGCCGCGTACTGCACCGGGTACGCCGAGGTCGCCGGTGCCGACCCGCGCACCGATCCGGTGATGCTCCGCGCCCACGAGACGGACAAGGCGGTGTACGAGGTGCTGTACGAGGCCCGGCACCGTCCCGACTGGCTGGCGGTGCCCCTGTCCGCGGTGCGCCGCCTGTCCACGCCCGAACCGGCATGACGCCCTCTCCGGATCCCACTTCGCCCAGGAGGCTCCACCCGTGACCCCCCGCCCCTCGTCCAGCGGTCCCGACCCGAAGCAGACGGCCGAGGAGAAGAGCGCCGCGAAGAAGGCGGCGCCGTCCCGGAAGGCGGTGGCCGAGAAAACGCCCACGAAGAAGACGCCCACGAAGAAGACGGCCGCGCAGAAGACCCCTGCGAAGCAGGCGGCCGCCGAGAAGACGGTGGCAAAGAAGGCGGCCGCCAAGAAGGCCGTCGCCAAGAAGGCCGTCGCGGGGAAGGCGGTCGCGGGGAAACCGGCCGCCAAGAAAGGTGAGGCCGCGAAGGCGGCCGTACCGGTCGAGGTCGCCGTCTCCCCGTCCATGGACGCCGCCGACCGGGAGCGGCTGCTCGCCGGGACGCACCACGACCCCCACTCCGTGCTCGGCGCCCACCGGGTGCCCGGCGGGGTCGCCTTCCGGGCCTTCCGGCCGTACGCCCTGGCGGTGACCGTCCTGTCCGGGGAGCTGCGGGTCGAGCTGCACGACGACGGGGACGGGTTCTTCTCCGGGCTGCTGCCGCTTGAGGAGGTTCCCGTACACCGGCTCCTGGTGACGTACGAGGGGACGGTCCAGGAGACCGAGGACCCGTACCGTTTTCTGCCCACGCTGGGCGACCTGGACCTGCACCTGATCGGCGAGGGACGGCACGAGCAGCTCTGGCGGGCGCTCGGCGCGCATCCGGCGACCCACGAGGGTGTCGCGGGCACCCGCTTCACGGTGTGGGCGCCGAACGCGCGCGGGGTCCGGGTGGCCGGCGGCTTCAACTTCTGGGACGGCACCGGACACCCGATGCGGTCCCTGGGGGGCACCGGCGTGTGGGAGCTGTTCCTGCCCGGCATCGGCGCCGGCGAGCTGTACAAGTTCGAGATCACCCGGCCCGACGGCTCGCGCACGTTCCGCGCGGATCCGCTGGCCCGCCGCACCGAGGTCCCGCCCGCCACGTCGTCCGTCGTGCACACCTCGCACTACACGTGGGGCGACGAGGAGTGGCTGGCCCGCCGCGCGGACACGCCCGCGCACGAGGCGCCGATGTCGGTGTACGAGGTCCACCTGCCCTCCTGGCGCCCCGGACTGACGTACCGGCAACTGGCCGACCAGCTCCCCGCGTACGTCGCGGACCTGGGCTTCACCCACGTCGAGCTGATGCCGGTCGCCGAGCACCCCTTCGGCGGCTCCTGGGGCTACCAGGTCACCGGCTTCTACGCGCCCACGGCCCGCCTCGGCGACCCCGACGACTTCAAGTACCTGGTCGACCGGCTGCACCAGGCCGGCATCGGCGTCCTGATGGACTGGGTACCGGCGCACTTCCCGCGCGACGACTGGGCGCTGGCCGAGTTCGACGGCCGTCCGCTGTACGAGCACTCCGACCCGCTGCGGGCCGCGCACCCGGACTGGGGCACGCTGGAGTTCGACTTCGGGCGCCGGGAGGTGCGCAACTTCCTCGTCGCCAACGCCGTGTACTGGTGCGAGGAGTTCCACATCGACGGGCTGCGCGTCGACGCGGTCGCCTCGATGCTCTACCTGGACTACTCGCGCGAGCCGGGCCAGTGGACGCCGAACGAGCACGGCGGCCGGGAGAACCTGGACGCGGTGGCGTTCCTGCAGGAGATGAACGCGACGGTGTACCGGCGGGTACCCGGGGTGGTGACCGTCGCGGAGGAGTCGACGGCCTGGGACGGGGTCACGCGGGCCACGCACCACCAGGGGCCGAGCGGCTTCGGCGGGCTCGGGTTCGGGCTCAAGTGGAACATGGGCTGGATGCACGACTCGCTCCAGTACATGAGCCACGAGCCGGTGCACCGCAAGTACCACCACGGCGAGATGACCTTCTCCATGGTGTACGCGTACAGCGAGAACTACGTGCTCCCGATATCCCACGACGAGGTGGTGCACGGCAAGAAGTCGCTGGTGTCGAAGATGCCCGGCGACTGGTGGCAGCAGCGCGCGAACGAGCGGGCGTACCTGGGCTACATGTGGGCCCACCCCGGCAAGCAGCTCCTCTTCATGGGGCAGGAGTTCGCGCAGGGCGCGGAGTGGTCCGAGGCGCGCGGTCCCGACTGGTGGCTGCTCGACCCGGAGTACGGGGCGGCGGCCGACCACCGGGGCATGCGCGATCTGGTGCGGGACCTGAACACCGTCTACCGGGCCACGCCCGCGCTGTGGCGGCGCGACACCCACCCCTCCGGTTTCGCCTGGCTGGTCGGGGACGCCGCCGAGGACAACGTCCTCGCGTTCCTGCGGCTGGACGCCGACGGCACCCCGCTGCTCGCGGTGTCGAACTTCGCCGCCGTCGTCCGCCCCGGCTACCGCGTCGGCGTTCCGGACGAGGTCCCCGCCTGGCACGAGGTGCTCAACACGGACGCCGCCCGGTACGGCGGCGGCGACGTGGGCAACCCCGACCCGGTCAAGCCGGAGCCGCAGGGGTGGCACGGCCGGCCGGCGAGCATCCGGCTGACCCTGCCGCCCCTGTCGACGGTGTGGCTGCGCCCGGCCTAGGGATCGTCTTCGGAGGTCGGATCCAGAGCAGCCAGGGGCCGTCGGCCCGGCGGTCAGGACGCGTCGACCAGTCCCTTCGGCAGCGGCCCGGTGTGCAGCACGCCGAGCCGCTGGGTGGCGCGGGTGAGGGCCACGTACAGGTCGCTCGTGCCGTAGCGGCCGGGCTCGACGACCAGCACGGAGTCGAACTCCAGGCCCTTGGACTGGCGCGGGTCGAGCAGGACGACGCCGCGTGTCAGGTCCGGCTCGGCGCCCGCCGTCACGCCGTCCAGCCGGGCCGCGAGAGTTTGGTGCAGCTCGCGCGGGGCGATGACGGCGAGGCGGCCCTCCTCGGGGGTGAGCTCCCGGGCGGCCTCGGCGACGGCGGCCGGGAGGTCGCCGACGGCGCGGATCCAGGGGCGTACGCCGGTGGACCGTACCGAACTCGGCGGTGCGAAGGCGGGGTCTTCGGCGCGGACGACGGCCGCCGCCATGTCCATGATCTCGGCCGGGGTCCGGTAGTTGACGCCCAGCCGCGTGTGCTCCCAGCGGTCCTCGACGTACGGCTCGAGGATCTTCGACCAGGAGCCGACGCCGGCCGCCTCCGCGGTCTGCGCCGGGTCGCCGACCAGGGTCATCGAGCGGGTCGGGCAGCGGCGCATCAGCAGCCGCCACGCCATCGGGGAGAGTTCCTGCGCCTCGTCCACGATGATGTGCCCGAAGGCCCAGGTGCGGTCGGCCGCGGCACGTTCCGCGGCGCTGCGGTGGTCGTCCTCCTCCTGGCGTTCGGCGAAGCGCTCGGCGTCGATGATGTCGTGCGCCGACAGCACCTCCGCCTCCTCCTCGTGCTTGTCCTCGAACTCGTAGGTCCGGGACGCGTACGACACGTCCAGCACGCCCTGCGCGTAGGCGATCTGCGCCTCCCGCTCGCGTTCGGCTCGGGTGCGGGCGACGCGGTCGTCCTCGCCGAGCAGCTCGGCGGCCTCGTCCAGCAGCGGTACGTCGGCGACGGTCCAGCGCCGGGTGACCGGGCGGCGGACGGCCGCGGCCTCCTCGGCGGGGAGGTAGCCCTCGGGCGCGGCCAGGAAGTCGGCGACCAGGCGCTGCGGGGTGATCCGGGGCCAGAGCTGGTCGATGGCGGACCAGACCTCGGGGTTCTCGGCGAGTTCGTCGCGGATCTGGGTGATGTCGCTGGGGTCGAGGAGGTTGGAGCCGTCGTAGGGGTCGGTGCCGATGCGTTCGGCGACCATGTCGGTGAGGGTGTTGAGGATGTGGCCCTCGAAGTGCTCGCGGGCCGCGTTGTGCGGGAGCTTCGCGGCGCGGGTGCGCTCGCGGGCGACGTTCACCAGGTCGTCGTCGAGCATCAGGATGTCGCGGTCGTGCTCGATCGCGATGACCGGGTCGGGCAGCGCCTGCCGGTCGCGGACCACCTCGGCGAGGACCTCCGCCATGTCGGCGCGGCCCTTCACCGCCGCCGCCTCGGGGGTGTCCGTCGCCGTGGCCTTCACGCCGGGGAACAGCTCGCCGACGGTGGCGAGGAGCACGCCGGTCTCGCCCAGGGAGGGCAGCACCTCGCCGATGTAGCCGAGGAAGGCCGGATTGGGCCCGACGATGAGGACGGCCCGCTTGGCGAGCAGCTCGCGGTGCTCGTAGAGGAGGTAGGCGGCGCGGTGCAGGGCGACGGCGGTCTTGCCGGTGCCGGGGCCGCCCTCGACGACCAGGACGCCGCGGTGCAGGGCGCGGATGATGCGGTCCTGGTCCGCCTGGATGGTCTGCACGATGTCGCCCATGCGGCCGGTGCGCGCCGAGTTCAGCGCGGCGAGCAGCACGGCGTCGCCGGACGGGTCCTCGTGGCCGGTCCGCGTCTCGTCGCCGAGGTCGAGGATCTCGTCGTGCAGGGCGGTGACCGTGCGGCCCTCGCTCGCGATGTGCCGGCGGCGGCGCAGGCCCATCGGGGTGTGGCCGGTGGCCAGGTAGAAGGGGCGGGCGACGTCGGCCCGCCAGTCGATCAGGACCGGGGTGCGTTCGGCGTCGTCGGCGCGCAGTCCGATGCGGCCGATGTGGTGGCCGGCACCCGAGGTGAGGTCGATGCGGCCGAAGCAGAGGGAGCCGTCCACCGCGTTGAGCGCGGCGAGCAGCCCGGAGCGCTCGGCGACCAGGATGTCCCGCTCCAGCCGGGCCTGCATGGGTGTGCTGCCCTGCGCGAGCGCGTCCGTCACCGAGCCCTCGGTGTCGCCGCGCAGCGCGTCCACGCGCGCGTACAGTCCGTCGATGAATTCCTGCTCGTGCCGCAATTCATCGTCCGGAAATTCGGTGTTTGACAATTCCACTCCCGCCCGGATATACTCTGCTCACTGAACTTCTTTCGCGACGTCATTCTCCTGAAGTCACGAATCAACGAATATACGCAAAGAAATCCCCCGAGCGCAATTACTCGGGGGATTTCGCGTATCACGTGCGGGTCAGATCACGTCGGCCAGCTCCTCCAGCAGCCGCCGCTTGGGCCGGGAGCCCACCATCGACTTCACCGGCTCACCGCCGCGGAACACCA
Coding sequences within it:
- a CDS encoding maltokinase N-terminal cap-like domain-containing protein encodes the protein MSEAVTRTVTSPSALLASLDPLLRDWLPRQRWFAGKGRPVTGFSLVAATELLPSDARLGLYHVLVRAHQQLASAPGGPEGPGDCYQLLIGVREALPPRLAPALIGHVTEGPLAGRTAYDALYDTRPAEVLLEALRTRARIGGLRFEREPEREIRAGLVPRLMTAEQSNSSVVYGDTFILKVLRRIVPGINPDLELPLALAREGCPRVPAPAGWMVADLAGRSWVLGVLQPYVQGAADGWELALRELAKGEEFVAEARALGRATAEVHTALARALPTVTLAQGQVRQLADGMIERLEAAAHAVPLLRPYAPALRTAFTALGDLAAEGRTWTAQRVHGDLHLGQCLRSPSGQWSLIDFEGEPAKPLAERRMPQPPVRDVAGMLRSFDYAAHSADAPVPGWAGSCRAAYCTGYAEVAGADPRTDPVMLRAHETDKAVYEVLYEARHRPDWLAVPLSAVRRLSTPEPA
- the glgB gene encoding 1,4-alpha-glucan branching enzyme, encoding MTPRPSSSGPDPKQTAEEKSAAKKAAPSRKAVAEKTPTKKTPTKKTAAQKTPAKQAAAEKTVAKKAAAKKAVAKKAVAGKAVAGKPAAKKGEAAKAAVPVEVAVSPSMDAADRERLLAGTHHDPHSVLGAHRVPGGVAFRAFRPYALAVTVLSGELRVELHDDGDGFFSGLLPLEEVPVHRLLVTYEGTVQETEDPYRFLPTLGDLDLHLIGEGRHEQLWRALGAHPATHEGVAGTRFTVWAPNARGVRVAGGFNFWDGTGHPMRSLGGTGVWELFLPGIGAGELYKFEITRPDGSRTFRADPLARRTEVPPATSSVVHTSHYTWGDEEWLARRADTPAHEAPMSVYEVHLPSWRPGLTYRQLADQLPAYVADLGFTHVELMPVAEHPFGGSWGYQVTGFYAPTARLGDPDDFKYLVDRLHQAGIGVLMDWVPAHFPRDDWALAEFDGRPLYEHSDPLRAAHPDWGTLEFDFGRREVRNFLVANAVYWCEEFHIDGLRVDAVASMLYLDYSREPGQWTPNEHGGRENLDAVAFLQEMNATVYRRVPGVVTVAEESTAWDGVTRATHHQGPSGFGGLGFGLKWNMGWMHDSLQYMSHEPVHRKYHHGEMTFSMVYAYSENYVLPISHDEVVHGKKSLVSKMPGDWWQQRANERAYLGYMWAHPGKQLLFMGQEFAQGAEWSEARGPDWWLLDPEYGAAADHRGMRDLVRDLNTVYRATPALWRRDTHPSGFAWLVGDAAEDNVLAFLRLDADGTPLLAVSNFAAVVRPGYRVGVPDEVPAWHEVLNTDAARYGGGDVGNPDPVKPEPQGWHGRPASIRLTLPPLSTVWLRPA
- a CDS encoding HelD family protein, giving the protein MRAGVELSNTEFPDDELRHEQEFIDGLYARVDALRGDTEGSVTDALAQGSTPMQARLERDILVAERSGLLAALNAVDGSLCFGRIDLTSGAGHHIGRIGLRADDAERTPVLIDWRADVARPFYLATGHTPMGLRRRRHIASEGRTVTALHDEILDLGDETRTGHEDPSGDAVLLAALNSARTGRMGDIVQTIQADQDRIIRALHRGVLVVEGGPGTGKTAVALHRAAYLLYEHRELLAKRAVLIVGPNPAFLGYIGEVLPSLGETGVLLATVGELFPGVKATATDTPEAAAVKGRADMAEVLAEVVRDRQALPDPVIAIEHDRDILMLDDDLVNVARERTRAAKLPHNAAREHFEGHILNTLTDMVAERIGTDPYDGSNLLDPSDITQIRDELAENPEVWSAIDQLWPRITPQRLVADFLAAPEGYLPAEEAAAVRRPVTRRWTVADVPLLDEAAELLGEDDRVARTRAEREREAQIAYAQGVLDVSYASRTYEFEDKHEEEAEVLSAHDIIDAERFAERQEEDDHRSAAERAAADRTWAFGHIIVDEAQELSPMAWRLLMRRCPTRSMTLVGDPAQTAEAAGVGSWSKILEPYVEDRWEHTRLGVNYRTPAEIMDMAAAVVRAEDPAFAPPSSVRSTGVRPWIRAVGDLPAAVAEAARELTPEEGRLAVIAPRELHQTLAARLDGVTAGAEPDLTRGVVLLDPRQSKGLEFDSVLVVEPGRYGTSDLYVALTRATQRLGVLHTGPLPKGLVDAS